In Pseudonocardia sp. DSM 110487, the sequence GCGCCCTGTTCCGGCGAGCGGCGCGTTCGTCGGAACCTATCCGACGAACGCGCCGCTCGTCGGATTGGAACCGGGCTCACCAGTCCGCGATCAGGGCCGGCAGGTCCGTGAGCCGGTGCAGCACGGCGTCGGGGTGCACGTCCACCGGCACCTGCTGCGCGGCGGGGATGTCGGAGTGCGGCACGAACACCGCCCGCATACCCACCGCCTTGGCTCCGCTGATGTCGTCGTAGGGGCGGTCGCCCACGTAGACGCACGCCTCTGGGTCGTCGACGCCCACGGCGTCCATGGCGGCGTGGAACGCCTCCGGATGTGGCTTGGTCCACTCCAGGTCGCTCGACCACACGCAGGCGTCGAACAGGTCGAGGACGCCGTCGGAGCGGAACCGGTCCTCGTGCCAGTCGCGCGGCCACGAGGTGGACGACAGCACGCCGAGCTTGAGCCCGCGCTCACGCAGGGCGCGCAGCACCGGCCCGGCGTCCGGGTCGGTGGGCATCTGCCCGAACCAGAATTCGCGGTGCAGCGCCAGCGCGGACTCGCGCACCTGGGCCGGCACGTCGGCGGGATGGTGGTGCCCGGCGTCGGCCAGCACCTGATCGAGGGTGAACGCCCTGTGCTCGTCACGGACAGCGGCCCACCGTGCGTCCTCTGCGGCCAGCAAGGCGTTCGCCAGTGCCGCGGCGCGCTCGG encodes:
- a CDS encoding HAD family hydrolase → MIKAVIFDWGGTLTPWKRIDNLEGWRLLAEVLHDGDAERAAALANALLAAEDARWAAVRDEHRAFTLDQVLADAGHHHPADVPAQVRESALALHREFWFGQMPTDPDAGPVLRALRERGLKLGVLSSTSWPRDWHEDRFRSDGVLDLFDACVWSSDLEWTKPHPEAFHAAMDAVGVDDPEACVYVGDRPYDDISGAKAVGMRAVFVPHSDIPAAQQVPVDVHPDAVLHRLTDLPALIADW